One Thermococcus sp. DNA segment encodes these proteins:
- a CDS encoding diphthine--ammonia ligase — MRGVAFFSGGKDGLYALHLTEKNRIEVPYLLALKTTIGLSPHWENFKALKTLAEAMGKELLTFDMAKGSEALAEFISALGVDYLIAGDVPLEDHLRWIEHFAEEAGVKPFEPPWGRSTRELAEEILKTGFEYSIIAVNKEKLGREWLGYTFRSVDDLEEFLSENPGVDPVGEFAEFHTVVLKCPLFEGSFELKPQKVDESETYWWLKFRLVRE; from the coding sequence GTGAGGGGTGTTGCCTTCTTCTCGGGCGGCAAGGATGGACTCTATGCTCTCCATCTGACGGAGAAAAACAGGATCGAAGTTCCCTACCTGCTCGCATTGAAAACGACCATCGGTCTCTCGCCCCACTGGGAGAACTTTAAAGCATTAAAAACGCTGGCCGAGGCTATGGGAAAGGAGCTCCTCACCTTCGACATGGCCAAAGGGAGTGAGGCTCTGGCGGAGTTCATCTCAGCTCTCGGCGTTGATTACCTCATAGCGGGCGACGTCCCGCTGGAGGACCACCTGAGGTGGATTGAACACTTTGCGGAAGAAGCGGGGGTGAAGCCCTTCGAACCCCCCTGGGGAAGGAGCACGAGAGAACTCGCCGAGGAAATCCTGAAAACTGGCTTTGAATACTCGATAATAGCCGTCAACAAGGAGAAGCTGGGAAGGGAATGGCTTGGCTACACCTTCCGCTCGGTTGATGATTTGGAAGAATTCCTAAGCGAAAACCCGGGCGTTGACCCGGTCGGCGAGTTCGCCGAGTTCCACACGGTGGTCTTAAAATGCCCGCTGTTTGAGGGAAGTTTTGAGCTGAAGCCGCAGAAGGTGGATGAGAGCGAGACCTACTGGTGGCTGAAGTTCAGGCTGGTGAGAGAATGA